The following proteins come from a genomic window of Deltaproteobacteria bacterium IMCC39524:
- a CDS encoding NADH-quinone oxidoreductase subunit N, with protein MSLLDLLALLPVLILVFAATTILMVGAWYREPRPLIAGGILTALLAALAAGMVAPPVSEIAGLFSAGGYARFFTILWSLLAAAGLMLGGRFVEDKKIGAGEYVSLLLYGAAGMALLSSATHLLGLFLALETFTLVFYILIACNRDCEFAAEAGLKYLLMGAVATGFMAFGIALIYASTGSLALPDAMTQLTTVSGELHAWGLLGWGMILIAVGFKISLAPFHLWTPDVYQGAPAPVAALLATGSKGAVVAALVGMLAASGPIWHDLVDLIWLLAALTMLVGAFSALAQKNLKRLLAYSSVTHMGTLLVGLLCQTSEGLAATTFYVVVYVVASFGAFAVIASFADKRGEPMSFDDLRGLGYRHPLRCAVLVLLLLSLAGLPATAGFMAKFTIFHAALQSGYIGLVVIGVFASVVSFAFYLRVAMLLFQSDKPASTWHVGSPLEHAVLAVCSSAVLVLGLFPGVLFDLIGRLLP; from the coding sequence ATGAGTCTACTTGACCTGCTCGCTTTATTACCCGTCCTGATTCTCGTTTTTGCCGCAACGACCATTCTCATGGTCGGAGCCTGGTACAGAGAACCTCGTCCGCTTATTGCCGGTGGTATTCTAACGGCTTTACTGGCGGCACTGGCCGCCGGGATGGTGGCACCACCTGTCTCTGAGATCGCCGGCCTCTTCAGTGCAGGCGGTTACGCGCGCTTTTTTACCATCCTCTGGTCACTGCTGGCTGCGGCCGGGTTGATGCTTGGCGGTCGTTTTGTCGAGGACAAGAAAATCGGGGCCGGCGAATATGTTTCCCTGCTTCTCTACGGTGCGGCAGGTATGGCGCTGCTTTCTTCAGCCACCCACCTGCTTGGCCTGTTTCTGGCTCTCGAGACCTTCACCCTGGTGTTCTATATATTGATTGCCTGCAACCGTGACTGTGAATTTGCTGCTGAAGCCGGCTTAAAATATCTCCTCATGGGCGCCGTCGCCACCGGTTTCATGGCTTTCGGTATTGCCCTGATCTATGCCTCGACCGGTTCGCTCGCTCTTCCTGACGCAATGACACAACTCACCACCGTGAGCGGTGAACTGCACGCCTGGGGTCTGCTGGGCTGGGGGATGATCCTGATTGCGGTTGGGTTCAAGATTTCCCTGGCCCCTTTCCATCTCTGGACGCCCGATGTCTACCAGGGGGCTCCTGCTCCGGTTGCTGCTCTGCTGGCCACCGGCTCCAAAGGAGCGGTGGTCGCCGCGTTGGTTGGCATGCTGGCGGCCTCAGGACCGATCTGGCATGACCTGGTCGACTTGATCTGGCTGCTTGCGGCTTTGACGATGTTGGTCGGCGCCTTCAGCGCCCTCGCTCAAAAGAATCTCAAGCGCCTGCTCGCTTACTCCTCTGTGACACATATGGGCACGCTGCTGGTGGGCCTGCTCTGTCAAACTTCCGAGGGGTTGGCCGCTACAACCTTTTACGTGGTGGTGTACGTTGTCGCCAGCTTCGGTGCCTTTGCCGTAATCGCTTCTTTCGCAGACAAGCGCGGCGAGCCGATGTCTTTTGATGATTTGCGGGGCTTGGGCTATCGGCATCCGCTGCGCTGCGCCGTGCTGGTCCTGCTGCTGCTGTCGTTGGCCGGGTTGCCCGCTACCGCCGGCTTCATGGCCAAGTTCACGATCTTTCATGCGGCCTTGCAGTCCGGCTATATAGGTCTGGTCGTGATCGGGGTTTTTGCTTCGGTCGTCTCCTTTGCCTTTTACCTGCGTGTCGCCATGCTGCTTTTCCAATCCGACAAGCCCGCCTCAACCTGGCATGTCGGCTCGCCCCTCGAGCACGCTGTTCTCGCCGTTTGTTCCTCTGCGGTTCTCGTCTTAGGCCTCTTCCCGGGTGTGCTCTTTGATCTGATCGGTCGCCTCTTACCCTGA
- a CDS encoding CoA-binding protein → MTISERIETFLAADAFGVVGASSKPHKYGNKVLRCYQQNQHAVIPVNPVEKVIEGLDCVASVNELPGHVDSISIITPPQVTEKVVISAIARGIKNVWMQPGAESPQAVATCEAAGVNVIADGSCVLVVMGYREH, encoded by the coding sequence ATGACAATATCTGAGCGAATCGAAACCTTTTTAGCTGCTGACGCGTTTGGCGTTGTCGGCGCTTCATCCAAACCCCACAAATATGGCAACAAGGTCTTGCGCTGCTACCAACAGAACCAACATGCAGTGATTCCCGTCAATCCCGTCGAAAAGGTCATTGAAGGTCTCGACTGCGTCGCCTCAGTTAATGAGCTGCCGGGACATGTCGACAGTATCTCTATCATTACCCCGCCACAGGTCACGGAAAAAGTGGTCATTTCCGCGATTGCCAGGGGCATTAAAAATGTCTGGATGCAACCCGGCGCAGAAAGTCCTCAAGCTGTGGCGACATGTGAAGCGGCTGGAGTCAATGTGATTGCCGATGGTAGTTGTGTTCTGGTGGTGATGGGGTACCGGGAACATTAG
- a CDS encoding GGDEF domain-containing protein, with protein sequence MDTKELKIDWLYRLKKKMLFSLLGVLTVAILVTMVIIAVNLRDTLVNDSKLKTRELAVTINSNLHYLMILRAPEAIQDTLEHIVEENESVLQATILNSQGSVTYSSDPSLIGITYDRYEEASCSVCHNRSGTETEFDALVLTTGQESHRNISLIDNEKDCYNCHDPAKETIGKLIIDRSLETTHSLIQEIQLILIGASVVCLIILVPLFSRLLSRGIDKYILEIFTRNEELRLLYVMVERLSKTLDMVLLKEIVIEIFKDILNADEVTLILARGENDFNGSEWTRESGKVERKNIAEDEVLNQTMQEWLSGELVKMRVSADTKQLFMPIEKGVQRLALVIARKKGRYFDTERLKLCSVISSHIAFAFDNARLYYIAITDDLTKTFTRRHFRQCIDQTFIEHQQDGHKFALLMMDLDKFKQVNDTHGHVVGDAVLKQIGGIIHSSIRENDLVFRYGGEEFAVILPNTSEKGARYVAERIRATTEAAVFEPGTIDLKLTISIGIETCPESASIHDLIVSADQALYAAKKQGRNRVVLAEVAHGLESEKEL encoded by the coding sequence ATGGACACCAAAGAACTGAAAATTGATTGGCTGTATCGCCTGAAGAAGAAAATGCTCTTCTCTCTTCTCGGCGTACTTACGGTGGCCATCTTGGTGACCATGGTCATTATTGCCGTTAATCTTCGTGACACTTTAGTTAATGACAGTAAGCTCAAAACCCGGGAGCTTGCGGTAACCATCAATTCAAATCTTCATTACCTGATGATTCTGCGTGCTCCCGAAGCCATTCAGGACACCCTGGAACATATTGTGGAGGAGAATGAATCGGTTCTTCAGGCGACCATATTGAACAGTCAGGGCAGCGTGACCTATTCCTCCGATCCGTCTCTGATCGGCATTACTTATGACCGTTATGAAGAGGCCTCATGCAGTGTCTGTCATAACCGTTCTGGAACAGAAACTGAATTTGATGCTTTGGTCTTGACGACAGGTCAAGAAAGCCATCGCAATATCTCCCTGATTGACAACGAGAAAGACTGTTACAATTGCCATGACCCCGCCAAGGAGACCATCGGCAAGCTGATTATCGACCGATCTCTTGAAACCACACATTCATTGATTCAAGAGATTCAGCTGATCCTGATTGGCGCCAGTGTCGTCTGTCTGATTATCCTTGTGCCGCTTTTTTCCAGACTCCTCTCAAGGGGCATCGACAAGTATATCCTTGAAATCTTTACCCGGAATGAAGAGTTGCGGCTGCTCTATGTCATGGTTGAGCGGTTGAGCAAGACGCTGGATATGGTTCTGCTCAAAGAAATCGTCATTGAAATCTTTAAAGACATACTGAATGCTGACGAAGTGACTTTAATTCTTGCGCGAGGAGAAAATGATTTCAACGGCTCTGAATGGACCAGGGAGAGCGGCAAGGTCGAGCGTAAAAACATCGCAGAGGATGAAGTTCTTAACCAGACCATGCAGGAGTGGTTATCGGGAGAGCTTGTGAAAATGAGAGTTTCTGCTGATACCAAGCAGCTCTTCATGCCGATAGAGAAGGGCGTGCAAAGGCTTGCCCTGGTTATTGCCAGGAAAAAGGGCCGCTATTTTGACACGGAGCGCCTCAAGCTCTGCTCGGTTATCAGCAGTCACATCGCCTTTGCTTTCGATAATGCAAGACTCTACTATATTGCCATAACCGATGATCTGACTAAAACCTTTACCAGGCGACATTTCCGCCAGTGTATCGACCAGACTTTTATTGAACACCAACAAGACGGCCATAAGTTTGCCCTGTTGATGATGGACCTTGATAAGTTCAAACAGGTTAACGACACCCACGGTCACGTTGTCGGCGATGCCGTTCTTAAGCAGATTGGGGGCATTATTCATAGCTCGATACGGGAGAATGATCTTGTCTTCCGCTACGGTGGTGAAGAGTTTGCCGTGATCCTGCCGAACACCAGTGAAAAAGGCGCACGCTATGTGGCCGAACGGATCAGGGCGACCACGGAAGCAGCGGTTTTCGAACCTGGGACAATCGATCTGAAACTGACCATAAGCATCGGCATAGAAACCTGTCCGGAATCTGCTTCGATTCATGACCTGATTGTCTCCGCGGACCAAGCGCTCTATGCGGCGAAAAAGCAGGGTCGCAATCGGGTCGTTCTTGCAGAGGTGGCACACGGGTTAGAGTCGGAGAAAGAATTATAG
- a CDS encoding DUF1232 domain-containing protein: MKRIVVFCVGILAMIYILNPTAGLFEIIPDNLPLVGNLDEAAAVALLLMCLSYFGIDLPNIFKRDKDDEKTINLDKE, translated from the coding sequence ATGAAAAGAATAGTTGTTTTCTGTGTTGGCATACTGGCAATGATCTACATTCTCAACCCGACCGCCGGTTTGTTCGAAATCATACCGGACAACCTGCCTCTGGTCGGCAACCTTGATGAAGCGGCGGCGGTCGCGCTGCTACTGATGTGCCTGAGCTATTTCGGTATCGATTTACCGAACATTTTTAAGCGTGACAAGGATGATGAAAAAACCATCAATCTCGATAAGGAATGA
- a CDS encoding cytochrome P460 family protein, giving the protein MKKSLFFAMLVSFFCSGNLFAAALPAATGQDVINYLNEVNYQGWQLWPGKTKFYEGRHPHGSLLTTYVSKGAYQAIEGKAGSIPSGDFVVKENYTAEKKLAAVTVMYKQAGYNAEGGDWFWLKYAPDGTIQKEGKVGGCIGCHAAVKSNDWLFIGPVK; this is encoded by the coding sequence ATGAAGAAGTCTCTGTTTTTCGCGATGTTAGTGTCTTTTTTCTGTTCCGGAAATCTTTTCGCCGCCGCGTTGCCAGCCGCAACCGGTCAGGACGTGATCAACTATCTTAACGAGGTGAATTATCAGGGTTGGCAACTCTGGCCCGGCAAAACAAAATTCTACGAAGGTCGGCATCCTCACGGTTCCCTGTTAACCACCTATGTTAGTAAGGGGGCCTATCAGGCGATTGAGGGCAAAGCCGGGAGCATTCCTTCTGGGGATTTTGTCGTTAAGGAAAACTACACAGCAGAGAAAAAACTGGCGGCAGTCACGGTGATGTACAAGCAGGCGGGATACAATGCCGAAGGTGGCGACTGGTTCTGGCTGAAGTATGCCCCTGATGGCACCATTCAGAAAGAGGGGAAGGTGGGCGGTTGTATCGGCTGCCATGCTGCAGTAAAAAGCAATGACTGGCTCTTTATCGGTCCGGTGAAATAG
- a CDS encoding peptidylprolyl isomerase, translating to MSDKPIVQIETSHGEIILELDRVKAPISVENFINYANAGHYDGTIFHRVIKGFMIQGGGLTPEMQEKPTGEPIINEATNKLKNKTGTVAMGRTAEINSATTQFFINTEDNKDLDHGGLKAEMYGYAVFGQVVDGMDVVYTIEQQATTSTEGYDDVPVEPVVIKSVMVLD from the coding sequence ATGAGTGATAAACCGATAGTCCAGATTGAAACCTCTCACGGTGAAATTATTCTCGAGCTAGACCGTGTTAAAGCGCCGATCAGTGTCGAAAACTTTATCAACTACGCCAATGCCGGCCACTACGATGGCACTATCTTCCATCGTGTCATCAAGGGGTTCATGATTCAGGGGGGTGGCCTTACCCCGGAGATGCAGGAGAAGCCCACCGGTGAACCGATTATCAATGAAGCAACCAATAAGCTGAAGAACAAGACCGGAACAGTCGCCATGGGGCGCACCGCTGAAATTAACAGCGCGACAACCCAGTTCTTCATAAATACCGAGGACAACAAGGACCTCGATCATGGTGGGCTTAAAGCTGAGATGTATGGCTATGCAGTCTTCGGACAGGTCGTCGATGGCATGGATGTGGTTTACACTATTGAACAGCAGGCAACCACCAGCACCGAGGGCTACGACGATGTGCCGGTGGAACCGGTCGTCATTAAATCGGTGATGGTTCTCGATTAG
- a CDS encoding DEAD/DEAH box helicase — protein sequence MSFSSLGLSELILRAVDESGYTEPTPIQVETIPVVLSGKDVLAAAQTGTGKTAGFTLPLLQRLAAGPRVKANHIRTLVLTPTRELAVQVAESVATYGKHLPLKSGVVYGGVKINPQMMRLRSGVDVLVATPGRLMDLFRQNAIHFAQVETLVLDEADRMLDMGFIDDILEIIALLPKKRQNLLFSATFSNDIRKLSERLLNHPVQIEVSPRNSTAERVKQTVYEVDKSRKSALLSHLILNKNWQLVLVFTRTKNGADHLAQELERAGISTVVIHGDKKQNQRSRALKRFKEYKVRVLVATDVAARGLDINELPHVVNFDLPKVCEDYVHRIGRTGRAGSEGEAVSLVSADEINLLAAIETLIRQTLTREVENGFIPKHRVPLTHQAKVRPKKPKKPKRQQERGKDHKPDKDKDSSGNKSRKSSKVQDINKAKKTAAGKSRRRNDNEAGSPKQRTNSKAKHGMTQKSTTRNPRGKK from the coding sequence ATGTCATTCTCTTCCCTTGGTCTCTCTGAACTCATTTTGCGCGCCGTTGATGAAAGTGGTTATACGGAACCCACGCCGATCCAGGTCGAGACGATTCCTGTGGTTCTCTCTGGCAAGGATGTCCTGGCCGCAGCACAGACCGGCACCGGCAAAACGGCCGGTTTTACACTCCCCTTGCTGCAACGCCTGGCTGCAGGCCCCAGGGTCAAAGCAAACCACATCCGCACCCTGGTGTTGACGCCGACCCGTGAGCTTGCGGTGCAGGTTGCCGAAAGTGTTGCCACTTACGGCAAGCATCTACCGCTTAAGTCGGGCGTTGTTTATGGTGGCGTAAAGATCAATCCACAGATGATGAGGCTGCGCAGTGGGGTCGATGTCCTGGTGGCGACGCCGGGACGTCTAATGGATCTTTTCCGCCAGAACGCCATTCATTTTGCCCAGGTAGAAACCCTGGTTCTCGATGAAGCGGACCGAATGCTCGACATGGGTTTCATCGACGATATCCTTGAAATCATTGCCTTACTACCGAAAAAACGCCAGAACTTACTCTTCTCGGCAACCTTTTCCAACGACATTCGCAAACTCTCTGAACGTCTGCTCAATCATCCGGTACAGATAGAGGTCAGCCCGCGCAACTCAACGGCGGAAAGGGTGAAGCAAACCGTCTACGAAGTGGATAAAAGCAGGAAATCGGCCCTTCTCAGCCACTTGATACTCAACAAGAACTGGCAGCTTGTACTGGTTTTCACCCGAACCAAAAATGGCGCTGACCACCTGGCCCAGGAACTGGAGCGTGCCGGCATTTCAACTGTAGTGATCCACGGCGACAAGAAACAGAACCAACGAAGCCGAGCGCTGAAACGCTTCAAAGAGTACAAGGTCCGTGTGCTGGTCGCAACCGACGTCGCTGCACGCGGGCTCGATATTAACGAACTACCTCATGTCGTCAATTTCGATCTACCCAAAGTTTGCGAGGACTATGTTCACCGCATTGGCCGCACCGGTCGCGCCGGCTCCGAAGGGGAGGCCGTTTCCCTGGTCAGCGCCGACGAAATCAACCTCCTTGCGGCAATCGAAACCCTGATCCGTCAAACCCTAACAAGAGAGGTTGAAAACGGTTTTATTCCAAAGCATAGAGTTCCTCTGACTCACCAAGCCAAGGTTCGGCCAAAGAAACCCAAAAAGCCGAAGAGGCAACAGGAGAGGGGAAAAGATCACAAGCCAGATAAGGACAAAGACAGTTCTGGAAACAAATCCCGTAAGAGCAGTAAAGTGCAGGACATAAACAAAGCAAAAAAAACTGCGGCAGGGAAAAGCAGGCGCAGGAATGATAACGAAGCCGGCTCTCCGAAGCAACGAACCAACAGCAAAGCGAAGCACGGCATGACACAGAAAAGCACAACAAGAAATCCGCGCGGAAAGAAATAG
- a CDS encoding GIY-YIG nuclease family protein has translation MNWQVYIILCKDKSLYTGITTAVQRRFAQHLAGTGAKYFRGHSPLKLVYLEEGHDRSSASRREAEIKKLRPEDKRRLIESPENNLK, from the coding sequence ATGAACTGGCAGGTTTATATCATTCTCTGCAAAGACAAGTCTCTCTACACCGGGATTACCACGGCTGTCCAGCGGCGGTTTGCCCAGCACCTCGCCGGCACAGGGGCCAAGTATTTTCGTGGCCATTCACCGCTCAAGTTGGTTTACCTTGAGGAGGGGCATGACCGTAGCAGCGCCAGTCGTCGTGAGGCTGAGATCAAAAAATTACGCCCCGAGGACAAGCGGCGGCTGATCGAATCGCCCGAAAATAACCTTAAATAA
- a CDS encoding YajD family HNH nuclease — MTVSEQRDLIVAKLRRGEQIRQAGYREKALKLFPHVCGRCTRDFEGKKLRELTVHHKDHDHHNNPPDGSNWELLCLYCHDHEHTRGVQEARSKEGPSDRQDRPSLAHSPFAALDDQLKQPK; from the coding sequence ATGACTGTTTCCGAACAAAGAGACCTCATCGTTGCAAAGTTGCGTAGGGGAGAACAGATACGACAGGCCGGATACCGCGAGAAGGCATTGAAGCTCTTTCCCCATGTATGCGGCCGCTGTACCCGTGATTTCGAAGGCAAAAAACTGCGGGAATTAACCGTGCACCACAAGGATCACGACCACCACAACAATCCACCAGACGGTAGCAACTGGGAGTTGTTGTGTCTCTACTGTCATGATCATGAACATACCCGCGGAGTCCAGGAAGCACGTAGCAAAGAGGGTCCGTCCGACCGACAAGACCGCCCCTCCCTCGCGCACTCCCCCTTCGCTGCTCTTGATGACCAACTCAAGCAACCGAAGTAA
- a CDS encoding c-type cytochrome, protein MKFKTLMFCFVLLIFSVASVSASDDIGQSVYTKSCAACHASGVMGAPKVGDKDAWSALITEGVDTLTHNSIKGKGKMPAKGGNMKLTDEEVKAAVTYMMEMSK, encoded by the coding sequence ATGAAATTCAAAACCCTTATGTTCTGCTTTGTCTTGCTGATTTTTTCGGTTGCCTCTGTAAGTGCCAGCGATGACATTGGCCAGTCGGTTTACACCAAGAGTTGTGCAGCCTGTCACGCTTCTGGTGTTATGGGAGCACCTAAAGTGGGCGACAAGGATGCATGGTCCGCTCTGATAACGGAAGGGGTTGACACCTTGACCCATAACTCCATTAAGGGCAAAGGAAAGATGCCGGCTAAGGGAGGCAACATGAAACTAACCGACGAAGAGGTGAAAGCTGCGGTAACATACATGATGGAGATGAGTAAGTAG
- a CDS encoding cold shock and DUF1294 domain-containing protein has translation MTQKGKITSWNDDKGFGFITPIPGGKQVFVHIKAFKKQSRRPEINRLVTYTLSTDKQGRPCAATAAMAAAQCYEKDKTNFNGLSFLLAGCFLFIVAICTLLGKIPLIVFSLYVVSSLASYLLYIKDKAAAKNDTWRTPENTLHLFSLMGGWPAALVAQQKLRHKTKKMSFRLVFWFTVMTNCIFFFLLLTPRGAATFKSLISNLI, from the coding sequence ATGACTCAAAAAGGAAAAATCACATCGTGGAATGATGACAAAGGTTTCGGTTTTATCACGCCAATTCCAGGCGGAAAGCAAGTCTTCGTTCACATCAAAGCATTCAAGAAGCAAAGCAGGCGGCCTGAGATCAATCGATTGGTAACCTACACATTGTCAACAGACAAACAAGGTAGACCTTGTGCCGCGACAGCCGCGATGGCTGCCGCACAGTGTTATGAAAAAGATAAGACTAATTTTAATGGCTTATCATTCCTTTTGGCAGGGTGCTTTCTCTTTATCGTCGCTATTTGTACTTTGTTAGGCAAAATACCTCTTATTGTTTTTTCCCTATATGTAGTCTCAAGTTTAGCTTCTTATCTCCTTTATATAAAGGACAAGGCTGCAGCCAAAAACGATACGTGGAGAACGCCAGAAAACACCTTGCATCTTTTTTCTTTAATGGGTGGCTGGCCTGCGGCACTCGTAGCCCAGCAAAAACTTCGACATAAGACAAAGAAGATGTCTTTTCGTCTAGTTTTCTGGTTTACGGTTATGACGAACTGCATTTTCTTCTTTTTATTGCTAACTCCAAGGGGAGCAGCAACTTTTAAGTCTCTGATTTCAAACTTAATATAA
- a CDS encoding transglycosylase SLT domain-containing protein: MHYYKTYSKSLDLAKIMFFRLLVVGYLVTGLVFNRPTLASGQEETIPTLFKSLRLEQTLSFCGETVPMEDPEVRERMEKELLISLWDRDQAILWLKRSTRYLPAIEAMLSQAGLPDDLKYIALAESALRPHVGSPKGAIGFWQFLPETGRLYGLTINGQVDQRRSLSASTKAAAGYFSKLYEEFGSWSLAAAAYNMGEQGLQAEILAQGVSNFYRLYLPLETQRYLFRVLSAKLILENPERYGFHLKEKDYYPPIRFTTAELTCYEETSLTVVAQAAQTYFKIIKDLNPELRGHYLAAGTYTLAVPEKTPPGLQKRFDKLHQEWSQKRQEQIYIVQPGDNLSSIAESFQVPLAAILIWNRIDINSPIHPGDRLIIQPVGSRTDKP, translated from the coding sequence ATGCATTATTATAAGACCTATTCTAAATCGCTTGATTTAGCGAAAATAATGTTCTTTCGCTTATTAGTTGTGGGATATCTAGTGACTGGTTTGGTCTTCAATAGGCCGACACTTGCCTCAGGTCAGGAAGAGACGATCCCAACTTTGTTTAAAAGCCTCCGGCTGGAACAAACATTATCTTTTTGCGGTGAGACTGTTCCCATGGAAGATCCTGAAGTGCGGGAGCGGATGGAAAAGGAACTTCTGATTTCTCTCTGGGATCGAGATCAAGCTATTTTATGGCTGAAGCGATCTACTCGCTATCTTCCTGCTATCGAAGCTATGCTTTCCCAGGCTGGGTTACCCGATGATCTGAAATACATCGCGCTTGCTGAAAGCGCCTTGCGACCGCACGTCGGGTCACCAAAAGGGGCTATCGGTTTTTGGCAGTTTTTACCAGAGACAGGTCGCCTTTATGGATTGACCATCAACGGCCAAGTCGATCAGCGAAGAAGTCTGTCAGCATCCACCAAAGCCGCAGCAGGTTATTTCTCCAAGTTATACGAAGAGTTTGGGTCTTGGAGCCTGGCCGCAGCAGCATATAATATGGGAGAGCAAGGTTTGCAGGCAGAAATCCTAGCCCAAGGTGTCAGCAACTTCTACCGTCTCTACTTACCGTTAGAAACCCAGAGGTACCTGTTCCGAGTTCTTTCGGCCAAATTGATTCTTGAAAATCCGGAGCGTTACGGCTTTCACTTGAAAGAAAAGGATTATTATCCTCCCATCAGATTTACTACCGCCGAATTGACCTGCTACGAGGAAACCAGTCTGACGGTGGTAGCACAAGCAGCACAGACCTATTTCAAAATAATTAAGGATTTGAACCCTGAGTTGCGTGGCCACTACCTTGCGGCTGGAACTTATACACTGGCAGTCCCAGAAAAAACGCCACCTGGGCTTCAAAAGCGTTTTGATAAATTGCATCAGGAATGGAGTCAGAAGAGGCAGGAGCAAATCTATATTGTTCAGCCCGGCGATAATCTCTCGTCCATTGCTGAAAGTTTCCAGGTACCCTTAGCTGCAATCCTGATATGGAATCGTATTGACATCAATAGCCCGATTCATCCCGGTGATCGTCTGATTATCCAACCAGTTGGAAGTCGCACCGACAAGCCCTGA
- a CDS encoding homocysteine S-methyltransferase family protein: protein MMSLFPEQKSDVFYITEGGTETEIMYKFGHELPHFAMYPLLDNPKAVQDLELMFHKYLDSVAKSGFSALMSGLDYRASPDWAKLLGYSHNGLAEMQHRSIEFLRNVAKPYQNQISEILYVGIVGPRGDAYSLNKTVTAEEAEDYHSVQLATLKDANVDFVWAATFNNVPEAVGVSRAAAQKGLPICISFTLDSSHRLQSGPTLKKAIQTVDAEAGEYRPTCYGINCSHPLEFEPALEPGDWIKRVRSIRPNATMMEKISLCKLGHLEDGNPVELGQQMGSLAKRYPHIDMWGGCCGTWETHLAEIAKNVAVTCD from the coding sequence ATGATGTCGTTATTCCCAGAACAGAAAAGTGATGTCTTCTACATAACTGAAGGTGGGACAGAGACTGAGATCATGTATAAGTTTGGCCATGAGCTACCTCATTTTGCTATGTATCCATTACTTGACAATCCAAAGGCTGTACAGGACCTGGAGCTAATGTTCCATAAATACCTTGATTCGGTAGCCAAAAGTGGATTTTCTGCTCTTATGAGCGGGCTTGATTACAGAGCAAGTCCTGATTGGGCTAAACTGCTAGGGTATTCACACAATGGACTAGCAGAGATGCAGCATCGATCAATTGAATTTCTTAGAAATGTAGCGAAGCCATACCAAAATCAAATTTCTGAAATTCTTTACGTTGGCATCGTTGGCCCCAGAGGGGATGCCTATTCGCTAAACAAGACAGTTACCGCAGAAGAAGCAGAAGATTACCACAGCGTGCAACTTGCGACGCTCAAAGACGCAAATGTTGATTTTGTTTGGGCTGCAACATTTAATAATGTTCCTGAAGCTGTAGGAGTTTCTCGTGCGGCTGCTCAAAAAGGGTTACCAATTTGCATTTCTTTTACTCTTGATAGCTCACATCGCCTTCAGTCTGGTCCAACGCTGAAAAAAGCAATTCAAACTGTTGATGCGGAGGCAGGTGAATATAGACCTACTTGTTATGGAATAAACTGTTCTCATCCCCTAGAGTTTGAACCTGCTCTCGAACCAGGAGATTGGATTAAAAGAGTACGAAGCATCAGGCCAAACGCCACAATGATGGAAAAGATATCGCTGTGCAAACTCGGACATTTAGAAGACGGGAATCCTGTGGAACTGGGCCAACAAATGGGCTCCCTTGCAAAGCGATACCCACACATCGATATGTGGGGAGGATGTTGCGGAACATGGGAGACACATCTTGCAGAGATCGCAAAGAATGTTGCAGTTACATGTGACTAG
- a CDS encoding potassium channel family protein: MKYYTFGFKTFILGRYGSLLIALILLMVMQPAVDTQLGKYLLEMMFVIVLFTGLRAIEIKKSLLGFEVLLLLVSLVLNVMGAVTGNEVLFFIGIACRVIFMVLVALTILIDLFRGREVSGDTLAGSVCVYLMLAVIWGYIFLLIEVMVPGSFSFTQGQARMHLWLSREFFPFFYFSLVTITTVGYGDMSPVTTEAQTFATFEAIIGQVYLTILVARLVGMYLVHQQVDNTNSGEEAEQRE, from the coding sequence ATGAAATATTACACTTTCGGCTTCAAGACCTTTATTTTAGGCCGTTATGGCAGCCTGCTGATTGCATTGATCCTGCTGATGGTGATGCAGCCGGCGGTTGATACGCAACTTGGCAAATATCTTCTCGAGATGATGTTCGTCATAGTTCTCTTTACCGGGCTACGCGCAATCGAAATCAAAAAGAGCCTGCTCGGTTTTGAAGTGCTCCTGCTCCTGGTCAGCCTTGTTCTCAATGTAATGGGTGCTGTTACAGGCAATGAAGTCTTATTCTTCATTGGTATCGCTTGCCGCGTCATCTTCATGGTTCTGGTTGCCTTGACTATTCTGATCGACCTGTTTCGCGGTCGCGAGGTAAGTGGTGACACCTTGGCCGGGTCGGTTTGTGTCTACCTGATGCTTGCTGTGATCTGGGGGTACATCTTTTTGCTGATTGAAGTCATGGTCCCGGGGTCCTTTTCTTTCACTCAGGGACAAGCGCGCATGCATCTCTGGCTTTCCAGGGAGTTCTTCCCCTTTTTCTATTTCAGCCTGGTGACAATTACCACGGTCGGTTACGGCGATATGTCCCCTGTGACCACGGAGGCGCAGACTTTTGCCACTTTCGAAGCCATCATCGGACAGGTATACCTGACTATCCTGGTGGCCCGCCTGGTTGGCATGTACCTGGTCCACCAGCAGGTCGACAATACGAATAGTGGTGAAGAGGCAGAACAGAGAGAATGA